One Owenweeksia hongkongensis DSM 17368 genomic region harbors:
- a CDS encoding heavy-metal-associated domain-containing protein, producing MKELRLKTNIKCAGCEEKVKPYLDNMDGVKGWSVDLASPDKVLIVQLDGAREDEVIENLKKAGYTGKPD from the coding sequence ATGAAGGAGCTAAGATTAAAGACAAACATAAAGTGCGCTGGATGCGAGGAAAAGGTAAAGCCATATTTGGATAATATGGATGGTGTGAAGGGGTGGAGTGTGGATTTAGCCAGCCCAGATAAAGTACTCATCGTGCAACTTGATGGGGCGAGAGAGGATGAGGTGATAGAAAATTTAAAGAAAGCGGGATATACTGGAAAACCTGATTAG
- a CDS encoding HYC_CC_PP family protein: MRFILSIAVIFNLLFSTMNFHFGVHFCGGELKSMALFGKAQPCAHAAHDGEDVPACHSSKSEESDSKGCCDDREYLMEALDITTTVDQYWNGFNTQLQIIVPPLVELGSWAQVEPKVDPAYLNYKPPLIRRNIPVLIQSFLI, translated from the coding sequence GTGAGATTTATTCTTTCCATAGCAGTTATTTTCAATTTGCTTTTCAGCACTATGAACTTCCATTTTGGGGTGCATTTTTGTGGAGGCGAGTTAAAGAGCATGGCCTTATTTGGCAAAGCACAACCTTGTGCACATGCTGCTCATGATGGTGAAGATGTTCCAGCTTGTCATTCCTCCAAATCGGAAGAGAGTGATTCAAAAGGCTGCTGCGATGACCGTGAATATTTAATGGAAGCATTGGATATTACTACAACAGTAGATCAATACTGGAACGGGTTTAACACACAGCTTCAAATTATAGTTCCCCCTCTTGTGGAGCTTGGAAGCTGGGCTCAGGTTGAGCCTAAGGTAGATCCTGCTTATCTCAATTACAAACCGCCCTTGATAAGGCGGAACATCCCTGTACTTATTCAGTCCTTTTTGATTTAG
- a CDS encoding MbnP family protein, with protein MKRLFTLFIMLGLGSLAIGQTNVYFKINQMLAGSAFAYSSPTANNLNDAFEFTRLEYYISEIKLTYDGGQDTTLADTYILVRGDQAVNELLGSFNFTTLESVTFGIGVDGSKNHSDPSTYVGGHPLSFQMPSMHWGWAAGYRFAALEGNSGTGMSQTWQLHALGDKNYDYTTVSTAGTMVGSDLIIALDANYEKIFKDITVNSTLNYHGEDQQAPMALGNFQTEVFSEGSATVGLEEKVAATFNMSPNPSNGQVNVIMENSNTSSSSIIVSDITGRKVLEQSLNSSGHNELNIKHTGIYIVSLTENGQVVYTQKLIVK; from the coding sequence ATGAAAAGACTATTTACCCTTTTTATAATGCTGGGGCTTGGAAGCCTGGCTATTGGTCAAACCAATGTTTATTTTAAAATTAATCAAATGCTTGCCGGAAGTGCTTTTGCTTACAGCAGCCCAACTGCTAATAATCTGAATGATGCATTTGAGTTCACCCGATTGGAGTATTATATATCTGAAATAAAACTAACCTACGATGGCGGGCAGGATACTACACTTGCTGATACCTATATTTTGGTAAGAGGCGATCAAGCTGTAAATGAGCTGTTAGGTAGTTTCAATTTTACCACTCTTGAGTCCGTAACTTTTGGGATTGGTGTCGATGGATCTAAAAATCACTCTGACCCATCAACCTATGTGGGTGGTCATCCACTTAGCTTTCAGATGCCATCTATGCACTGGGGCTGGGCTGCGGGCTATCGTTTTGCAGCACTTGAAGGAAACTCTGGTACAGGTATGAGTCAAACGTGGCAGTTGCATGCTTTGGGTGATAAAAATTACGATTATACAACGGTAAGTACTGCAGGTACCATGGTAGGTAGCGATCTTATCATTGCTCTTGACGCAAACTATGAGAAAATATTCAAGGATATTACGGTAAACTCTACACTTAATTATCATGGAGAAGATCAGCAAGCTCCCATGGCTTTAGGTAATTTTCAAACCGAAGTGTTTTCTGAAGGGTCAGCTACCGTTGGTTTGGAAGAGAAGGTTGCAGCTACATTTAACATGTCGCCAAACCCATCAAATGGGCAGGTAAATGTGATTATGGAGAATAGTAACACCAGTTCGAGTTCCATCATCGTGAGCGACATCACTGGCCGTAAAGTACTGGAGCAATCCTTGAATAGTTCTGGCCACAATGAGCTAAACATCAAGCATACCGGAATTTATATTGTAAGCCTTACTGAAAATGGGCAGGTGGTTTATACCCAAAAACTAATTGTGAAATAG
- a CDS encoding cytochrome-c peroxidase: MKKIVILTLVAGLAIVSAQSCKKEPTSDSSVEYDTTPYRLAIGDFEEPSIAPDNELTKQGVLLGRMLFYEKKLSKDGSMSCASCHRQEHAFTDTARLSIGVEKLPGKRQAMAVFNMAWHNNEFFWDGRSHLLRDQSLMPIQDPLEMNETLENNVAKLKAEKQYRDQFMRAFGSEEITSEKMSLALEQFMNSIVSVESKYDRFLRGEATLTASEERGRALFFDEFNPGFPSLSGADCAHCHTTRTFENDLYMNNGLDSDANMQDIGREEVTGNASDRGKFKVTSLRNVEVTAPYMHDGRFKALEEVVEHYNSGIKASSTVDPALDYTRVSGGLQLTAQDKADLVAFLKTLTDEVLLTNPEYSDPF, translated from the coding sequence ATGAAGAAAATTGTAATCCTAACACTTGTGGCTGGGCTGGCTATTGTGAGTGCACAATCATGCAAAAAAGAACCAACAAGTGACAGCAGCGTGGAGTATGATACCACACCCTATAGGCTGGCCATTGGCGATTTTGAAGAGCCAAGTATAGCACCGGATAATGAACTTACCAAGCAGGGCGTACTGCTTGGTAGAATGTTGTTTTACGAAAAGAAGCTTTCTAAAGACGGGAGTATGTCTTGCGCCAGCTGCCATCGACAGGAACATGCTTTTACAGATACGGCTAGGCTCTCTATTGGAGTAGAAAAACTTCCAGGAAAGAGGCAGGCCATGGCTGTGTTTAACATGGCGTGGCATAACAATGAATTCTTTTGGGATGGTAGATCACATTTGTTACGTGATCAATCCTTAATGCCCATTCAGGATCCTTTGGAAATGAATGAAACCTTAGAAAATAATGTGGCTAAGCTCAAGGCTGAAAAGCAATATCGTGATCAGTTTATGCGTGCTTTTGGAAGTGAGGAAATCACTTCTGAGAAAATGTCTTTGGCGCTTGAGCAGTTTATGAATTCCATAGTTTCAGTAGAGAGTAAGTATGACCGTTTTCTGCGAGGAGAAGCTACTTTGACTGCAAGTGAAGAACGTGGCCGAGCTTTGTTTTTTGATGAGTTTAACCCAGGTTTTCCTAGCCTTTCGGGAGCAGATTGTGCTCATTGCCATACCACACGAACTTTTGAGAATGACTTATATATGAACAATGGTTTGGATAGCGATGCAAATATGCAGGATATAGGTCGAGAGGAAGTAACTGGTAATGCCTCAGATCGTGGGAAATTTAAAGTTACGTCTTTGCGCAATGTAGAGGTTACAGCTCCATATATGCATGATGGTAGGTTCAAGGCTTTGGAAGAAGTGGTAGAACACTACAATAGTGGAATCAAGGCTTCATCTACAGTTGATCCTGCACTGGATTATACAAGAGTATCAGGCGGGCTGCAATTGACTGCCCAAGACAAAGCCGATTTAGTTGCTTTTCTAAAAACCTTGACGGATGAGGTTTTACTTACTAACCCTGAGTATAGCGATCCCTTTTAA
- a CDS encoding cytochrome-c peroxidase: MKTDFTGNRRILVAAILLPSIFFLACKKEAIPQLQGRGIMVIPEGFPEMPFPEDNQFSRERWELGKKLFYDPILSVDNSISCASCHKANLAFADDRDFSPGVENRPGVRNAPSLANVGYHPYYLREGNVPTLEMQVPVPVQEENEFAHNMVLIAELLSANAEYQKMATEAYNREVDPFVITRALATFQRSLISGNSRYDKYHFQGDKTVLSESEKRGMQLFFSERAKCGSCHGGFNFTDYSFQNNGLDTVYSDPGRMRLTGLPGDESLFKVPSLRNVEVTAPYMHNGKFQTLMDVVEHYNSGGKNHPNKSSRVQELNLSQQEKIDLAAFLESLTDDEFISNTLFKE; encoded by the coding sequence ATGAAAACTGATTTTACAGGAAATAGGAGAATATTGGTGGCAGCAATTTTGTTGCCATCCATATTCTTTTTGGCTTGTAAGAAGGAAGCCATACCGCAGCTACAGGGTAGAGGTATAATGGTTATTCCAGAAGGCTTTCCTGAAATGCCATTTCCCGAGGATAATCAGTTTAGTAGGGAGAGATGGGAACTGGGCAAAAAGCTCTTTTACGATCCTATTTTATCCGTGGATAACTCCATTAGCTGTGCCAGTTGTCACAAGGCAAATTTGGCATTTGCCGATGATAGGGATTTTAGCCCTGGCGTAGAAAACCGGCCCGGGGTAAGAAATGCCCCTTCACTTGCCAATGTGGGCTATCACCCATATTATTTGCGAGAGGGAAATGTGCCTACTTTAGAAATGCAGGTGCCAGTGCCCGTGCAGGAAGAGAATGAGTTTGCACATAATATGGTGCTCATCGCTGAGTTGTTATCTGCTAATGCGGAATATCAAAAAATGGCGACTGAGGCTTATAATCGCGAAGTAGATCCTTTTGTGATTACTCGTGCCCTTGCTACTTTTCAGCGTAGCCTTATTAGTGGAAACAGTAGATACGATAAGTATCATTTTCAAGGTGATAAAACCGTTTTAAGCGAAAGCGAAAAAAGAGGGATGCAACTTTTTTTTAGTGAAAGAGCCAAATGTGGAAGCTGTCATGGCGGGTTTAATTTCACGGATTATTCTTTTCAAAATAATGGCTTGGATACGGTGTATAGCGATCCCGGTAGAATGCGGTTGACTGGGTTACCGGGAGATGAGTCACTTTTTAAAGTGCCATCCTTACGCAATGTGGAAGTTACTGCGCCATATATGCACAATGGTAAGTTTCAAACTTTGATGGATGTAGTGGAGCATTATAATTCGGGTGGAAAAAATCATCCGAACAAGAGCTCCCGTGTGCAAGAACTGAACTTATCGCAACAGGAAAAAATTGATTTGGCGGCTTTTTTAGAGAGTCTTACTGATGATGAATTTATCAGTAATACATTGTTCAAAGAATAG